One genomic segment of Sebastes fasciatus isolate fSebFas1 chromosome 17, fSebFas1.pri, whole genome shotgun sequence includes these proteins:
- the LOC141754699 gene encoding serine/threonine-protein kinase pim-2-like, producing MLGEGSFGAVFAGHRKDDHLPVAIKRIREFLYTTVDLDGEVTDLPTEVALLLHLNPAGAGTSAVVGLLDWYNLDNELILVLERPVPCMDLYDYLGSTQSSIQEDMGRIITKQQVEGLQEVHSGEVFHRDIKMENILIETGSDVPRVWIIDFGSGEFLTEERYTENEGTLLYTTPEYIRRGWSTPEATTVWQLGAVLFEMLHDGVTPFHTPRDIINAVPDIRDTLSYNCQDFIARCMDKSPEARPTLETLKHHPWLV from the exons GTGGCCATAAAGCGTATCCGCGAGTTTCTTTACACAACAGTG GATTTGGATGGGGAAGTTACAGATCTCCCTACAGAGGTggcgctgctgctgcacctcAATCCAGCAGGAGCAGGAACCAGTGCCGTGGTGGGCCTGCTGGACTGGTACAATCTGGACAATGAGCTGATTCTCGTCCTAGAGAGACCCGTCCCCTGCATGGATCTCTATGACTATTTGGGGTCCACACAGTCATCAATACAGGAGGACATGGGCCGG ATCATAACAAAACAACAGGTGGAAGGTCTCCAAGAGGTCCACTCCGGAGAAGTTTTCCACAGGGACATCAAGATGGAAAACATCCTCATCGAAACCGGTTCTGATGTCCCACGTGTCTGGATCATTGACTTTGGCTCTGGCGAATTTCTGACAGAGGAGAGGTACACTGAAAATGAAG GTACCCTGTTATACACTACTCCTGAGTATATCCGGCGTGGGTGGTCCACGCCTGAAGCTACCACTGTGTGGCAGCTCGGTGCGGTGCTGTTTGAGATGCTGCATGATGGGGTGACCCCCTTCCATACCCCCCGTGACATCATCAATGCAGTCCCTGACATCCGTGACACTCTTTCCTACA ATTGCCAAGATTTTATAGCACGCTGTATGGACAAGAGCCCAGAGGCCCGACCCACCCTGGAGACTCTTAAGCACCACCCCTGGCTTGTGTGA